In Leuconostoc kimchii IMSNU 11154, one genomic interval encodes:
- the trhA gene encoding PAQR family membrane homeostasis protein TrhA yields the protein MQRSKRYQITYEVLNAVTHGLGFLLAVLAGIALMLHVLRRPVTALEMTAIIIYISTIGFFLLASTLFHSLVFTRAAKLFQFFDHAGIYFVILGSYTPYTWLLIKGWQGWTIWGAILAMTIAGFTYDLFFVGRWPWVSVTIYMVMGWLIVLAMPVLWGVLSPVAFWLLVAGGITYSAGTIFYLIPKIPMGHVYWHIFVLIGAGLMFVSIYMSL from the coding sequence ATGCAACGATCTAAACGTTACCAAATTACGTATGAAGTCTTAAACGCGGTGACCCATGGACTCGGATTTTTGTTAGCCGTGTTAGCTGGCATTGCGCTAATGCTTCATGTTTTAAGACGACCAGTGACAGCATTGGAAATGACTGCCATTATAATATATATCAGCACAATCGGCTTCTTTCTGCTCGCTTCAACGCTGTTTCATTCCTTGGTCTTTACGCGAGCAGCTAAACTGTTTCAATTCTTTGATCATGCAGGTATCTATTTTGTGATTTTGGGTAGTTACACACCATATACTTGGCTGCTTATCAAAGGGTGGCAAGGTTGGACAATTTGGGGTGCGATATTGGCCATGACAATTGCTGGCTTTACCTATGATTTGTTCTTTGTTGGGCGTTGGCCATGGGTGTCTGTTACGATATATATGGTGATGGGATGGTTAATTGTCTTAGCAATGCCAGTTTTATGGGGTGTTTTGTCACCGGTTGCTTTTTGGCTTTTAGTTGCTGGAGGTATTACCTATTCCGCAGGGACAATTTTTTATCTCATACCAAAAATCCCAATGGGCCATGTCTATTGGCACATATTTGTGTTAATTGGTGCGGGTTTAATGTTTGTTAGTATATATATGAGTTTGTAA
- a CDS encoding response regulator transcription factor, with the protein MHINILEDDIIQQQKLKRYLVEIMQENDWSYQQINTYSRPEQLLTTLTSHGTHHLYFLDVELKGSDKKGFEVAKEIRNHDPYAIIIFVTTHSEFLSLTFKYQVSALDFIAKDQDARNFKQQLENNLQHVVEQFNIDTPLDLFQFDTPKAHFKIPFSDILYFETQPGTRQIVLVGVAQRMEFTGQLQDIAAMDSRLFRSHRAYLVNTNNIEQIDKVNNVIIFKNQSTCLISRRKVKALINIL; encoded by the coding sequence ATGCATATCAATATTTTAGAAGATGACATTATACAACAACAAAAATTAAAGCGCTATTTAGTTGAAATTATGCAAGAAAATGATTGGTCTTATCAGCAAATCAATACCTATTCTAGACCAGAACAATTGCTCACTACTTTAACCAGCCATGGTACACATCACCTCTATTTTCTCGATGTTGAACTCAAAGGTTCCGATAAAAAAGGATTCGAGGTTGCCAAAGAGATCAGAAACCATGATCCATATGCCATTATTATTTTTGTAACAACACACTCTGAATTTTTATCGCTCACTTTCAAATATCAAGTATCCGCACTAGATTTCATTGCAAAAGATCAAGATGCCAGGAATTTTAAGCAACAACTAGAAAATAATTTACAACATGTCGTTGAACAATTCAACATCGATACGCCACTTGACTTATTCCAATTCGACACACCAAAGGCCCACTTTAAAATACCTTTTAGTGATATTTTGTATTTTGAAACACAACCCGGAACGCGTCAAATTGTGCTCGTTGGTGTTGCGCAACGCATGGAATTTACAGGCCAATTACAAGACATTGCGGCCATGGATAGCCGTCTATTCCGCAGCCATCGCGCTTATCTTGTCAATACGAATAATATTGAACAGATTGATAAGGTTAACAATGTCATTATTTTTAAAAACCAATCAACCTGCTTGATTTCACGCCGAAAAGTGAAAGCATTGATAAATATTTTATAA
- a CDS encoding sensor histidine kinase: MILLVLMAQFILKSTQNINLIFFYALYTIISTTVFGAIIQSLENLLATDFLVQDASSIFDTIVTPLFLTIIQYFIIKYLTPSLLILRKNRNLQQHVTFKLMNLLLFLSLIFYTATYIFNISGYKHIVNLFFAYCLIIILVYLHYITRSHLNQQIIDQKQLQLDNLTHYTQQIEELYHSLNGFRHDYANLMISLEESIQTNNMTHVHHIYNDVLKSAKLKLGHNNYTLSTLRAIEIPAIKSLLSHKIIDALEKGIRTEIEIEQQWTSCHMDTLDYIRILGILLDNAIEASENTANAFIHIAVIIDPVQKENRFIIENATTEETSAIHQLFKHSVTTKGNGHGTGLHNVQQILIDYEQAHLETAHANHKFSQTLVTQG, encoded by the coding sequence GTGATACTTTTAGTTTTGATGGCTCAATTTATTTTAAAATCTACTCAAAATATTAACTTAATTTTCTTTTATGCTCTATACACCATTATATCCACAACTGTTTTCGGCGCAATAATACAATCGCTAGAAAATCTACTCGCTACTGATTTTCTTGTACAAGATGCATCCTCTATTTTTGACACAATTGTGACACCACTTTTCCTAACTATCATCCAATACTTTATCATAAAATATCTCACACCCAGTTTGCTTATTTTAAGAAAAAATCGTAATTTACAACAACATGTTACATTTAAATTAATGAATTTGCTTTTGTTTTTAAGCCTAATATTTTACACAGCTACGTATATTTTTAATATCAGTGGTTATAAACACATTGTTAATCTCTTCTTCGCTTATTGCTTAATCATCATTTTAGTTTATTTACACTACATTACACGCAGTCACCTTAATCAGCAAATTATCGATCAAAAACAACTCCAACTAGATAATTTAACACATTATACACAGCAAATTGAAGAACTGTATCATAGTCTCAATGGGTTTCGACATGACTACGCCAATCTCATGATTAGTTTAGAGGAAAGTATTCAAACGAATAATATGACACATGTTCATCATATTTATAACGATGTCCTTAAAAGTGCGAAACTTAAATTAGGACACAACAATTATACTTTAAGTACACTAAGAGCAATTGAAATCCCCGCTATTAAAAGCCTTTTATCTCATAAAATTATCGATGCTTTGGAAAAGGGCATTCGTACCGAAATTGAAATTGAACAACAGTGGACAAGCTGCCACATGGATACGCTTGACTACATTCGAATTCTAGGCATCTTACTTGATAATGCTATCGAAGCAAGCGAAAATACTGCTAACGCATTTATCCATATTGCCGTGATTATCGATCCGGTACAAAAAGAAAATCGCTTCATCATTGAAAATGCCACCACTGAGGAAACAAGTGCAATTCATCAGCTTTTTAAACACAGTGTCACAACAAAAGGAAACGGCCATGGTACAGGTCTACACAACGTGCAACAAATTTTAATCGACTACGAACAAGCACACTTAGAAACAGCACACGCCAACCATAAATTCAGCCAAACATTGGTTACACAAGGATAA
- a CDS encoding amino acid ABC transporter permease codes for MNIPFLIHTFWLAIQAVPITLLITGSALLIGLPLGFLLAWIKIKKIKVLYPLAVIYTSLMRATPMVLLILLFYSTLPSLFNVILNDHLHLGVKIFDVNPIIYAIAVFSLIAVANLSEVFRSAILTVDSGQQEAAVMVGLSPLQTYYRIIVPQALVSAIPNIGNLTLNILKGTSLAFMMTVQEVTAVAKTAAAYTYDYTEAYIDIFIVYFILGAILQIGFKYLERYLSRHKVRGAVKQGV; via the coding sequence ATGAATATACCATTTTTAATCCATACTTTTTGGTTAGCAATTCAGGCCGTTCCCATAACGCTTTTGATTACTGGCTCAGCCTTATTAATAGGGTTACCTTTAGGATTTTTGTTAGCTTGGATCAAAATCAAGAAAATTAAAGTGTTATATCCATTAGCTGTTATTTATACATCGCTCATGCGTGCTACACCAATGGTTTTATTGATTTTATTGTTTTATAGTACATTGCCGAGTTTGTTTAATGTGATTTTAAATGATCATTTGCATCTAGGTGTTAAGATATTTGATGTTAACCCAATTATTTACGCCATTGCTGTCTTTTCTTTGATCGCTGTGGCTAATCTGTCAGAGGTATTTCGGTCTGCTATTTTAACGGTTGATTCTGGACAACAAGAGGCAGCTGTCATGGTGGGTTTGTCACCTTTACAAACATACTACCGGATTATTGTGCCGCAGGCCTTGGTATCAGCAATTCCTAATATTGGTAATTTGACCTTAAATATTTTAAAGGGTACCTCGTTGGCTTTTATGATGACAGTTCAGGAAGTGACTGCAGTAGCTAAAACGGCTGCGGCATATACCTATGATTATACTGAGGCTTATATTGATATATTTATTGTCTACTTTATTTTAGGGGCAATACTTCAGATTGGTTTCAAATATTTAGAACGTTACTTAAGTCGACACAAGGTTCGCGGTGCGGTTAAGCAGGGAGTGTAA
- a CDS encoding fluoride efflux transporter FluC encodes MKKQRQSLSELLIVGFGGGIGGSLRYLLSLLPIIGHLPLMTVAINWLGAFLLALFDAYLTKNSSQLTRWQPFIGTGIIGGFTTFSTMILQFNQLLRNNLQVAWLYIILTVFGGILMVRLGQKVGRAV; translated from the coding sequence ATGAAAAAACAACGACAAAGTCTAAGTGAACTATTGATTGTCGGTTTTGGTGGTGGCATTGGGGGTAGTTTGCGCTACTTACTCAGTTTGCTACCAATTATTGGGCATCTGCCCTTGATGACAGTGGCTATTAATTGGCTAGGGGCCTTCTTATTAGCACTTTTTGATGCGTATTTAACTAAAAATAGCAGCCAATTAACGCGATGGCAACCGTTTATTGGCACTGGGATTATTGGTGGGTTTACCACATTTAGTACAATGATTTTACAATTTAATCAATTACTTCGCAATAATTTACAAGTTGCATGGTTATATATTATATTGACCGTTTTTGGTGGTATTTTAATGGTAAGATTAGGGCAAAAAGTTGGTAGAGCCGTATGA
- a CDS encoding uroporphyrinogen decarboxylase family protein, with amino-acid sequence MSNQQDVLTETKKVIPVSFWRHFADDETIDALKHPEENQINIEGHKAYTEAIQPDFVKLMSDGYFNLPLNGVNNPKNIDDLKKIQVIADDDDWLLRQVDLVKAQRKVIGNRKAFYNIFSPVTLLKWALFDSSQELPKQGDERLTQFFIDYPDDITHILEVIAQGVIKQIKAVVNAGGADGVYYSTQELQSDHYNRDLFDHIQKKIDLSIIAVINAVSDVNILHICGYSETKNHLSWFTDYDLPIVNWAVKIEDVSLREGQAIFKDKIVLGGFGNNTQAILYRGSREEIEAEVTNVLTDVDTSRVIIGADCTVPRDISIDHLKWAIAAVHQVAIG; translated from the coding sequence ATGAGTAATCAACAAGATGTATTAACAGAGACAAAAAAAGTCATACCAGTCAGTTTTTGGCGCCATTTTGCTGACGATGAAACCATTGATGCACTCAAGCATCCAGAGGAAAATCAGATTAATATTGAGGGGCACAAAGCTTATACTGAAGCAATACAACCAGATTTTGTCAAATTAATGAGTGACGGCTACTTTAATTTACCTTTAAATGGTGTAAACAACCCAAAGAATATTGATGATTTGAAAAAGATTCAGGTGATTGCCGATGACGATGATTGGCTATTACGACAAGTCGATTTGGTTAAGGCACAACGCAAGGTCATTGGTAATCGCAAGGCATTTTATAACATTTTTTCTCCGGTGACACTTTTGAAGTGGGCGTTGTTTGATAGTAGTCAAGAATTACCAAAACAAGGAGATGAACGCTTAACACAATTTTTTATTGATTACCCTGATGATATCACACATATATTAGAGGTTATTGCACAAGGTGTTATCAAGCAAATCAAGGCGGTTGTCAATGCGGGTGGTGCAGATGGTGTCTACTATAGTACACAAGAGCTTCAAAGTGATCATTATAACCGCGATCTTTTTGATCACATACAAAAAAAGATCGACTTATCAATTATTGCAGTCATTAATGCAGTGAGTGACGTTAATATTTTACATATCTGTGGCTATAGCGAGACAAAGAATCATTTGTCATGGTTTACTGATTATGATTTACCCATTGTCAATTGGGCAGTTAAAATTGAAGATGTTTCTCTGCGCGAAGGACAAGCTATTTTTAAAGACAAAATTGTTTTGGGTGGTTTCGGTAATAACACACAAGCTATTTTGTATCGAGGCAGTCGAGAAGAAATTGAAGCAGAAGTGACGAATGTCCTAACGGATGTTGACACAAGTCGTGTCATTATTGGTGCGGATTGCACCGTACCGCGTGATATTTCAATCGATCATTTGAAGTGGGCAATTGCTGCTGTGCATCAGGTTGCCATTGGGTAA
- a CDS encoding DegV family protein, translating into MSKIAIISDSASAIPAAIRNRYHIFQVNDPIIFGDEVYKESVDIHDLGELVKMMKDKKMVASTSQPAPGDWEEILNVAKLSGYDQALIVPISSGLSGAYQTACLVAESCQDLSDVRVWDSKFAVMGSGMQAVMAAFMAEKGHTLDDIMAALHTLQQTFDVRFVVNDISHLQRTGRLSRGAALVGGLLNIKPILSMDIQNEGKIGAVGKARKMSGALKEIKTALNQYLTQVDFPVRAIVVDGNDPKLGDKWLKDLQHDYPTVKFERGVIGAYIGVHTGDGAMGVLWARDWETLV; encoded by the coding sequence ATGTCTAAAATAGCAATAATTAGTGATTCAGCTTCAGCAATACCAGCAGCAATTCGTAATCGTTATCATATTTTTCAAGTAAACGATCCGATTATTTTTGGAGACGAAGTCTATAAAGAATCAGTGGATATTCATGATCTTGGTGAATTAGTTAAGATGATGAAGGATAAAAAAATGGTAGCGTCAACATCTCAACCGGCGCCAGGAGACTGGGAAGAAATTTTAAATGTTGCTAAGTTATCTGGATATGACCAAGCATTGATTGTACCTATTTCTTCAGGGTTATCGGGTGCCTACCAAACAGCATGCCTAGTAGCAGAATCATGTCAAGACCTTTCAGATGTTCGTGTATGGGATTCGAAGTTTGCCGTGATGGGATCGGGCATGCAAGCGGTTATGGCAGCTTTTATGGCTGAAAAAGGCCATACATTAGATGACATCATGGCGGCCTTACATACTTTACAACAGACCTTTGACGTACGTTTTGTTGTTAATGATATATCACACTTACAACGTACCGGCCGGTTATCCCGTGGTGCAGCTTTAGTTGGTGGGTTACTTAACATCAAGCCAATCCTATCAATGGATATTCAAAATGAAGGTAAAATTGGTGCAGTCGGTAAAGCACGTAAAATGAGTGGTGCGCTGAAAGAAATTAAGACAGCACTTAATCAGTATTTAACACAGGTTGATTTTCCGGTTCGTGCTATTGTTGTAGATGGGAATGATCCTAAACTTGGTGATAAGTGGCTCAAGGACTTACAACATGATTATCCGACAGTTAAGTTTGAACGTGGCGTCATTGGTGCTTATATTGGTGTGCATACGGGTGATGGTGCAATGGGTGTCTTATGGGCGCGTGATTGGGAAACACTCGTCTAA
- a CDS encoding amino acid ABC transporter permease, giving the protein MPPFSFKFLISVFGEVLPYLPVTLLVIIVSAIFSTLLGTLIARGQLSQSAIGRTISHSYVFVLRSTPPIVLLFLVFYGLPKLLLLTLNININDWQKSIFVVIALSLLFASNLAEVFKSAYLSVDGGQREAALMVGLSEWQSFYRVTLPQTIVVALPNFANTIAALIKDAALAYVIGLVDMMGAGDNLISRNFGHHALETYLALAIIYWIIFIIVEQGTKYLEKHLSKRQVMTSNPVEVTV; this is encoded by the coding sequence ATGCCGCCATTTAGTTTTAAGTTTTTAATATCTGTTTTTGGTGAAGTATTACCTTATTTGCCAGTAACTTTACTTGTTATTATTGTGTCAGCTATTTTTAGTACATTACTAGGCACGTTAATAGCTCGTGGTCAATTGAGTCAGTCGGCCATAGGGCGTACGATATCGCACAGTTATGTTTTTGTACTTCGATCCACACCACCAATCGTGTTATTGTTTTTGGTATTTTATGGCTTACCAAAACTGCTATTGCTGACCTTGAATATTAATATTAATGATTGGCAAAAGTCTATTTTCGTCGTCATTGCTCTGTCGTTACTGTTTGCGTCTAATTTAGCAGAGGTGTTCAAGTCTGCTTATTTATCTGTTGATGGTGGTCAGCGCGAAGCCGCGTTGATGGTTGGCTTATCAGAATGGCAGTCTTTTTATCGCGTGACACTGCCACAAACAATTGTCGTTGCTTTGCCAAATTTTGCCAACACGATTGCTGCTTTAATTAAAGATGCTGCGCTAGCCTATGTCATTGGCTTAGTTGATATGATGGGCGCAGGTGACAATTTAATTTCTAGAAATTTTGGACATCATGCCTTAGAAACATATTTGGCGCTAGCAATTATCTATTGGATCATTTTTATAATTGTTGAACAAGGTACAAAATATTTAGAGAAGCATCTCAGTAAGCGCCAAGTCATGACATCAAATCCAGTGGAGGTGACGGTATGA
- a CDS encoding undecaprenyl-diphosphate phosphatase has protein sequence MLDILKSIIIGIVEGITEFLPVSSTGHIILAEALMGIPGGDVWTNSFKPVFDYAIQLGAIFAVIQLYFNRLNPFSSQKTSRERFQTWRLWIKVVVGVIPAVIFGLLFNDFMDAHLLNFWVVSAMLIVYGIAFILIENRQKNIAPKITDVNKITFKLALFIGLFQVLSLVPGTSRSGATILGAVILGASRFVAAEFSFFLSIPIMFGVTFLKVGSFLIGGGRFTGMQSLVFLVGFIVSWLVAFFAIKVMMRYIQNNDFKIFGWYRIVVGIVFLLLGVIGVVK, from the coding sequence ATGTTAGATATATTAAAATCGATCATTATCGGTATCGTAGAAGGTATCACGGAGTTTCTGCCAGTATCATCAACAGGGCATATTATCTTGGCAGAAGCCTTGATGGGTATACCAGGTGGGGATGTTTGGACAAATAGTTTTAAACCAGTCTTTGATTATGCCATTCAACTTGGTGCCATTTTTGCTGTGATTCAGCTTTATTTTAATCGTTTAAATCCGTTCTCATCACAAAAAACATCACGAGAACGCTTTCAGACTTGGCGATTGTGGATCAAAGTTGTTGTCGGTGTTATTCCAGCAGTTATATTTGGTCTTTTGTTTAATGACTTTATGGATGCGCATCTTCTCAATTTCTGGGTCGTTTCTGCGATGTTAATTGTTTATGGTATTGCATTTATTTTGATTGAAAACCGACAAAAAAACATTGCACCTAAAATTACAGATGTTAATAAAATAACGTTCAAGTTGGCATTATTTATCGGCTTGTTCCAAGTATTGTCATTAGTGCCTGGTACATCACGATCGGGCGCTACAATCTTAGGCGCTGTTATTCTAGGTGCATCACGTTTTGTTGCCGCAGAATTCTCGTTCTTCTTATCTATTCCAATTATGTTCGGCGTCACATTCTTGAAAGTTGGTTCATTTTTGATAGGTGGTGGTCGGTTCACAGGTATGCAAAGTCTTGTATTCCTAGTTGGCTTTATCGTATCATGGCTTGTCGCCTTTTTCGCAATCAAGGTAATGATGCGTTATATTCAGAACAACGACTTTAAGATATTTGGTTGGTATCGTATTGTGGTTGGTATCGTATTCTTGTTACTTGGTGTCATTGGCGTTGTTAAATAG
- a CDS encoding bacteriocin: protein MSDIKDVEVLSQEQLSQVTGGDVVKTLTRLFNQKYLW, encoded by the coding sequence ATGTCAGACATAAAAGATGTTGAAGTGTTGAGTCAAGAACAATTAAGCCAAGTTACAGGTGGAGATGTAGTCAAAACATTGACACGACTATTTAATCAGAAATATTTGTGGTGA
- a CDS encoding transporter substrate-binding domain-containing protein, translating into MVKKKGLIIGAAVVVVVVGAGAVVRHLNADSTKSAHQVRTINVAHTQNYVPYDYVENGVSKGYEVDVLKAVDKLLPDYKFKYHPTSDEDLLVGLDSGKYDVGVKGAWWTKERAQKYILPKQAVGASIIGITYRKDDNYKTFADFAKKSGKLVPISPQNGQYAVVQEWNKAHPNEKINLKAADQFTVGDAYNWVLEGRYDAYFDVKVNYQNSVAAANGAYHKSADKLAYTPYKGIKTYPIISRSNKDNAHFAKEYDQAIKKLQKNGTLTKLSQKYFKENVWDFVGDK; encoded by the coding sequence ATGGTTAAGAAAAAAGGATTGATTATTGGTGCCGCTGTGGTGGTTGTTGTTGTCGGAGCAGGTGCAGTCGTTCGTCATTTGAATGCCGACAGTACAAAGTCTGCACATCAGGTGCGAACAATCAATGTGGCACATACACAAAATTATGTGCCCTATGATTACGTAGAAAATGGTGTATCTAAGGGCTATGAAGTTGACGTATTAAAAGCAGTAGACAAACTGTTACCAGATTATAAGTTTAAGTACCATCCAACATCAGATGAAGATCTACTAGTAGGATTGGATTCTGGCAAGTATGATGTGGGTGTTAAAGGGGCTTGGTGGACCAAGGAACGGGCACAAAAATACATTTTACCAAAGCAAGCAGTTGGCGCTTCTATTATAGGAATCACCTATAGGAAAGATGATAATTATAAAACGTTTGCTGATTTTGCTAAAAAGTCAGGTAAATTAGTACCAATTTCACCGCAAAATGGTCAATATGCGGTTGTGCAAGAATGGAATAAGGCACATCCAAACGAAAAAATTAATCTTAAGGCGGCCGATCAATTTACTGTTGGGGATGCTTATAATTGGGTTCTAGAAGGTCGATATGATGCTTATTTTGATGTCAAAGTAAATTACCAAAATTCTGTTGCGGCTGCTAATGGTGCTTATCATAAGTCAGCTGACAAATTAGCTTATACACCTTATAAAGGAATTAAGACATATCCAATTATTAGCCGTTCAAATAAGGATAATGCGCACTTTGCTAAAGAATATGACCAGGCAATTAAAAAACTTCAAAAGAACGGCACACTGACTAAATTATCACAAAAGTACTTCAAAGAAAATGTTTGGGACTTTGTGGGTGATAAATAA
- a CDS encoding Blp family class II bacteriocin, which translates to MINDFEPMNVENLETIVGGVMTGKGLAKAIGAGALGGVIRGIPGGPGGMFVGAHVGAAAGAASYAVTHY; encoded by the coding sequence ATGATAAACGATTTTGAACCAATGAATGTTGAAAATTTAGAGACAATAGTTGGTGGGGTAATGACTGGCAAAGGTCTTGCTAAAGCTATTGGAGCAGGAGCTCTTGGTGGCGTTATTAGAGGAATACCAGGAGGGCCAGGTGGCATGTTTGTTGGTGCACATGTTGGTGCGGCAGCGGGAGCAGCCTCTTATGCGGTAACCCATTATTAA
- a CDS encoding uroporphyrinogen decarboxylase family protein — MSDTKNTLVNQSHQQVPVGFWYHFSATSGVDLDAFKDPDIIDRTVSGTQKLVDRLSPDFVKLMSDGLFHYQFNYQENSEHRTVYDGLVPIADDHPWLKETATLIGKQRTVIGKRTGFYNIFSPTTLLKWALVKQDNGQHDKVNADKILATEILKKPEAIKQALQVIAQDVIKQVQTAIRAGADGIYYSTQVIQDPRLDQDDFEKFVADTDHQVLQAANKLSDVNILHICGNGGARNNVHWFKTYEVAIINWATDIESVSLREGKHIFPNKTVLGGFGNTKHDLLYQGEKSDIQQYVHTLIQETGRDHLIIGANCTVPRDIDLNRLRWVSEAVQQKKVKA; from the coding sequence ATGAGTGATACAAAAAATACATTAGTCAACCAGAGTCATCAGCAGGTCCCGGTTGGGTTTTGGTACCATTTCTCAGCAACTTCTGGGGTTGATCTTGATGCCTTTAAGGATCCGGATATTATTGATCGCACAGTAAGTGGCACGCAAAAACTAGTTGATCGTTTATCACCAGACTTTGTTAAATTAATGAGTGATGGTCTATTTCATTACCAATTCAATTATCAAGAAAACAGTGAACATCGTACAGTTTATGATGGCTTAGTGCCAATAGCAGATGATCACCCATGGCTGAAAGAAACAGCAACATTGATTGGTAAACAACGCACAGTAATTGGTAAACGCACGGGTTTTTACAATATTTTTTCACCGACAACGCTATTGAAATGGGCATTGGTCAAACAGGATAATGGTCAGCACGATAAAGTAAATGCTGATAAAATATTAGCCACAGAAATCTTAAAAAAACCTGAGGCGATCAAACAAGCTTTGCAAGTTATAGCGCAAGATGTCATTAAGCAAGTGCAAACAGCTATACGGGCTGGTGCAGATGGTATTTACTATAGTACCCAAGTCATTCAAGATCCGCGACTTGATCAAGATGATTTTGAAAAATTTGTGGCTGATACTGATCATCAGGTGTTGCAAGCAGCTAATAAGTTATCGGATGTCAATATTTTACATATTTGTGGCAACGGTGGCGCTAGAAATAACGTACATTGGTTCAAAACTTATGAAGTAGCAATTATCAATTGGGCAACAGATATTGAATCAGTGTCACTACGTGAAGGTAAGCATATTTTTCCGAACAAAACAGTGTTAGGGGGTTTTGGTAACACAAAGCACGATTTATTGTATCAGGGCGAAAAATCAGACATACAGCAATATGTTCATACACTGATTCAAGAAACAGGTCGTGATCATTTAATCATTGGCGCAAATTGTACCGTACCACGTGATATCGATTTGAATCGTCTACGTTGGGTATCAGAAGCAGTGCAGCAGAAGAAAGTAAAGGCATAA
- a CDS encoding fluoride efflux transporter FluC → MILLSVFIGAALGTILRYLIIMFWPFHTHIFTAVSAINMIGSLCMGMLFASHQLSDMHNFWSVGLLGGFTTFSTMMVQSAQQSFCKQLIYLMVQLIGGMLCFMLGSALVIMN, encoded by the coding sequence ATGATATTATTATCAGTATTTATTGGTGCCGCGCTTGGTACAATATTGCGCTATTTAATAATTATGTTTTGGCCATTTCACACACATATTTTTACAGCTGTTTCTGCGATTAACATGATTGGTTCGCTATGTATGGGGATGTTATTTGCAAGTCATCAGCTATCTGATATGCACAATTTTTGGTCTGTAGGGTTGCTTGGTGGGTTTACCACGTTTAGTACAATGATGGTCCAAAGTGCGCAACAGTCATTTTGCAAGCAATTAATTTATCTCATGGTACAATTGATTGGCGGCATGCTGTGTTTTATGTTGGGCAGCGCCTTGGTCATTATGAATTAG